A genomic window from Brassica oleracea var. oleracea cultivar TO1000 chromosome C8, BOL, whole genome shotgun sequence includes:
- the LOC106309342 gene encoding glutathione S-transferase T3-like, with the protein MDSNPYRHNPNFVDLLNSQQDIAFGSYEDSVELSSSQVPFLPTQGTADSNFVGNTPPDCKERRKWTPSDDMLLISSWLNTSKDAVVNNEQKLGAFWSRVAAYFSASQVSGGEHREANNCKHRWHKINEQVCNFCGAYEAATRERSSGQNENDVVKRAHEIFYNNHKKRFLLEHAWKELKNDQKWCELSSSKNAGSSKKRKVDEDGADCSSSQPTETMRPEGVKAAKARGKKTVVEENTRKENAVKEFQSMVSLIHLSPLSL; encoded by the coding sequence ATCCATATAGACATAATCCAAATTTTGTTGATCTACTAAATAGTCAACAAGATATTGCCTTTGGTTCCTATGAAGATAGTGTCGAGCTATCTTCAAGCCAAGTTCCTTTTCTTCCCACTCAAGGTACAGCTGATTCGAACTTCGTTGGAAACACTCCTCCTGACTGTAAAGAACGAAGGAAGTGGACGCCTTCGGATGATATGTTGCTCATTAGCTCGTGGTTAAACACGAGCAAAGATGCAGTGGTTAACAATGAGCAAAAATTAGGCGCTTTCTGGTCAAGAGTAGCAGCGTATTTTTCAGCGAGTCAGGTCTCTGGAGGTGAACATAGAGAGGCAAATAATTGTAAGCATCGATGGCACAAGATAAATGAACAAGTTTGCAACTTCTGTGGAGCCTATGAAGCTGCAACAAGGGAGAGAAGTAGTGGCCAGAACGAGAATGATGTGGTGAAACGTGCTCATGAAATTTTTTACAACAACCATAAGAAGAGATTTCTCCTTGAACATGCTTGGAAGGAGCTGAAGAACGACCAGAAGTGGTGTGAGCTTTCATCTTCCAAAAACGCAGGAAGCTCAAAAAAAAGAAAGGTTGATGAGGACGGGGCAGATTGTTCAAGCTCTCAACCAACTGAAACAATGCGTCCAGAGGGTGTTAAAGCCGCTAAGGCCCGTGGTAAGAAGACAGTGGTTGAGGAGAATACGCGGAAGGAGAATGCGGTCAAGGAGTTTCAGTCTATGGTGTCATTAATCCATCTCTCTCCATTGTCTCTCTAA